From Prochlorococcus sp. MIT 1223, the proteins below share one genomic window:
- the tig gene encoding trigger factor: protein MSSNDLKVKTSAIPGSRIAVELEVSSERCKNSYEEAVSRLCRTANLPGFRKGKVPRAVILQQFGVARIKASALESLLQKSWEKAIEQESLEPLCEPELKDGFETLLDNFNPDKDLKITLETDIAPEPTLKSTKGLKAEAEKVIYDPNKIDELIEQSRKELATLVPVEKRAAKMGDVAVVSFKGHYEDGSVIEGGSADSMDLELEDGRMIPGFIEGIIGMNVNEEKILKCQFPDDYHQEESKGKKANFNLNLKDLKTRELPKLDDEFAKQTSDKDNMSELRADLEKRLKEEAKRGQVKARQESLLNALVKELVVEIPNTMIEIEVRNIIEQTARNFSQQGIDVKSIFTPELVESLMKSSRQEAEDNLRKNLALNALSKAENIEINEKDIETRLKELQATLSEEKNIDQSKLKQVVSDELMQDKLLQWLEENNTVIEKSPEKKVKTKQNESKTKESKGKTQKKSNKISDKG from the coding sequence ATGAGCTCAAACGATTTAAAAGTAAAAACCAGCGCTATCCCTGGTAGTCGCATAGCTGTAGAGCTAGAAGTTTCATCAGAACGATGCAAAAACAGCTACGAAGAAGCAGTGTCACGATTATGTCGAACAGCGAATTTGCCTGGATTTAGAAAAGGGAAAGTCCCTAGGGCTGTAATTCTTCAACAGTTTGGTGTCGCTAGAATTAAAGCATCAGCACTAGAATCTCTTTTACAAAAATCCTGGGAAAAAGCAATTGAACAAGAGTCACTAGAACCTCTTTGTGAGCCAGAATTAAAAGATGGATTTGAAACTTTATTGGATAATTTCAATCCTGATAAGGATTTGAAAATCACATTGGAGACTGATATTGCCCCTGAACCAACTCTTAAATCAACCAAAGGTCTTAAAGCTGAAGCTGAGAAAGTTATTTACGACCCAAATAAAATAGATGAATTGATTGAACAATCTAGAAAAGAACTTGCAACCTTAGTACCTGTAGAAAAAAGAGCTGCAAAAATGGGAGATGTTGCTGTTGTTAGTTTCAAAGGACATTATGAAGATGGTTCCGTTATAGAAGGTGGAAGCGCAGATTCGATGGATTTGGAATTAGAAGATGGGCGTATGATTCCTGGCTTTATTGAAGGAATTATTGGAATGAATGTTAATGAGGAAAAGATATTAAAATGTCAGTTCCCAGATGACTATCATCAAGAAGAGTCAAAGGGTAAAAAAGCGAACTTCAATTTAAATCTAAAGGATTTAAAAACTAGGGAGTTGCCTAAGCTTGATGATGAATTTGCTAAACAGACAAGTGATAAAGATAATATGAGTGAATTAAGAGCAGACCTTGAAAAAAGACTTAAAGAAGAAGCAAAGAGAGGACAAGTTAAAGCAAGGCAAGAATCTCTTCTGAATGCTCTTGTTAAAGAGCTAGTAGTAGAGATTCCAAACACTATGATTGAGATAGAAGTAAGAAACATTATTGAGCAAACTGCAAGAAATTTCTCACAGCAAGGTATTGACGTTAAATCTATTTTTACACCTGAATTAGTTGAGTCACTTATGAAATCTTCACGTCAAGAAGCAGAAGATAATCTTAGAAAAAATCTTGCTCTAAATGCACTTTCAAAAGCAGAGAATATCGAAATTAATGAAAAAGATATTGAGACAAGATTAAAAGAGTTACAAGCTACGCTATCTGAAGAAAAGAATATTGATCAATCAAAGCTTAAGCAAGTGGTCTCTGACGAACTTATGCAAGACAAGCTTTTACAATGGCTTGAGGAAAACAACACAGTCATAGAAAAAAGCCCTGAAAAAAAAGTAAAAACTAAACAAAATGAATCCAAAACCAAGGAATCAAAAGGGAAAACTCAAAAAAAAAGCAATAAAATCTCTGATAAAGGCTAA
- a CDS encoding aspartate-semialdehyde dehydrogenase — protein sequence MEPHSIFPDRPLKIAILGSSGAVGQELLQILSERLFPIQEIRLLASPRSAGRTQIWQGKAITVQEVTRDAFEGVDLVLASAGGSVSREWREVIKAAGALLIDNSSAFRMENDVPLIVPEVNPHSVNDHHGVIANPNCTTILLSLVLGPLAAQFPIKRVVVSTYQSASGAGALAMEELKELSQQVLNGQKPKSSVLPNSLAFNLFLHNSPIQENKYCEEEMKMINETRKILELPKLNFTATCVRVPVLRAHSEAVNIEFEDHFDLNKSIKILEDAPGIEVTQDFVNNRFPMPTDVTGKDLVSVGRIRKDISNNKALELWLCGDQIRKGAALNAIQIAELLLPKL from the coding sequence TTGGAACCTCATTCAATTTTTCCTGATCGCCCTTTAAAAATCGCAATACTTGGATCAAGTGGTGCGGTTGGTCAAGAGCTGCTTCAAATATTATCCGAACGCCTTTTCCCTATACAGGAAATTCGTTTATTGGCTTCTCCACGTTCTGCTGGCCGAACTCAAATCTGGCAAGGTAAAGCCATTACTGTTCAAGAGGTAACCAGAGATGCATTTGAAGGAGTTGATTTGGTTTTAGCCTCTGCAGGAGGATCTGTATCTAGAGAATGGCGTGAGGTAATTAAGGCTGCTGGTGCATTGTTAATTGATAATTCCAGTGCTTTTAGAATGGAGAATGATGTTCCTTTAATTGTTCCTGAAGTTAACCCTCATTCTGTTAATGACCATCATGGAGTAATTGCAAACCCTAATTGCACGACTATCTTATTGTCTTTGGTTTTAGGCCCTCTTGCAGCTCAATTTCCGATTAAGCGAGTAGTGGTTTCAACTTATCAATCCGCGAGTGGAGCTGGTGCATTGGCTATGGAAGAACTTAAAGAGTTGAGTCAGCAGGTTTTAAATGGTCAAAAACCTAAAAGCTCAGTTTTACCTAATTCCTTAGCTTTCAATTTATTCCTGCACAATTCTCCTATCCAAGAAAACAAATATTGTGAAGAGGAGATGAAGATGATTAATGAAACAAGAAAGATCTTAGAATTACCAAAATTAAATTTTACTGCTACTTGCGTTCGAGTGCCTGTATTAAGAGCTCATTCTGAAGCGGTAAATATTGAATTTGAAGATCATTTTGATCTCAATAAGTCAATTAAGATTTTAGAAGATGCCCCTGGGATTGAAGTGACTCAAGATTTCGTAAATAATCGTTTCCCTATGCCTACAGATGTCACAGGCAAAGATCTAGTCTCAGTTGGGAGAATCAGAAAGGATATTAGTAATAATAAAGCGCTTGAATTATGGCTTTGTGGAGATCAAATTCGGAAAGGAGCTGCATTAAATGCAATACAAATAGCTGAATTATTGCTTCCTAAATTATGA
- the dapA gene encoding 4-hydroxy-tetrahydrodipicolinate synthase, with the protein MTSSYQDSSVPFGRLLTAMVTPFNDSGDVDVDQAANLARHLVHQGSDGIVVCGTTGESPTLSWKEQNLMLRTVREAVSGDVKVLAGTGSNSTAEAILATKEAEAAGADGALVVAPYYNKPPQEGLEAHFRSIASAAPSLPLMLYNIPARTGCSISPITVKRLMDCSNIVSFKAASGSVEEVTQLRTFCGSQLSVYSGDDGLLLPMLAVGAVGVVSVASHLVGSRIKAMIEAYLSGQCKLAVSYHEQLQPLFKALFATTNPIPVKAALELTGWQVGSPRSPLLPLNLEMKEELFHILEALP; encoded by the coding sequence ATGACTAGTTCTTATCAAGACTCTTCTGTTCCATTTGGAAGGTTATTAACTGCAATGGTTACTCCCTTTAATGATAGTGGTGATGTAGATGTAGACCAGGCTGCAAATCTTGCAAGACATTTAGTGCATCAAGGTTCAGACGGAATTGTTGTTTGTGGCACGACAGGAGAATCTCCCACGTTAAGTTGGAAGGAACAGAATTTAATGCTTCGAACTGTTAGGGAAGCAGTTAGCGGAGATGTCAAAGTCCTTGCTGGAACTGGAAGCAATAGTACTGCTGAAGCAATATTGGCGACTAAAGAAGCTGAGGCTGCAGGAGCAGATGGTGCTTTAGTCGTAGCTCCTTATTACAACAAGCCTCCTCAAGAAGGCCTTGAAGCTCATTTTCGCTCAATTGCTTCAGCTGCTCCATCTTTGCCTTTGATGCTTTACAACATTCCAGCTCGTACAGGATGCTCTATTTCCCCAATCACTGTAAAACGATTGATGGATTGTTCGAACATTGTTAGTTTTAAAGCTGCTAGTGGATCTGTAGAAGAAGTTACTCAATTAAGAACTTTTTGTGGTTCTCAATTATCTGTTTATAGCGGCGATGATGGCCTCTTATTACCAATGCTTGCAGTGGGTGCAGTCGGAGTTGTTAGTGTCGCTAGTCATTTGGTTGGGAGTCGCATAAAAGCGATGATTGAGGCTTATCTCAGTGGGCAATGTAAGCTAGCAGTTAGTTATCACGAGCAATTGCAGCCACTATTTAAGGCTCTCTTTGCTACGACAAATCCGATCCCTGTTAAAGCAGCTCTTGAATTAACTGGTTGGCAAGTGGGTTCTCCTCGTAGTCCGTTACTTCCGCTCAACCTTGAAATGAAAGAAGAATTGTTCCACATTCTTGAAGCTTTGCCTTGA
- a CDS encoding ribonuclease J, translated as MTSSSINSNTSSVQSNGIRKSKDPCLRIIPLGGLGEIGKNTCVFEYGDDIMIVDAGLAFPTDGMHGVNVVMPDTTYLRENQKRIRGMVVTHGHEDHIGGISHHLKNFNIPIIYGPPLAMAMLKGKMEEAGVADRSTIQTMGPRDVVKVGQHFSVEFIRNTHSISDSFSFAITTPVGVVFFTGDFKFDHTPPDGEPSDLSRMAYYGDKGVLCLLSDSTNSEVSGFTPSEYSVFPNLDRYIATAQGRVMLTTFASSTHRVAMIIELAMKNGRKVGLLGRSMLNVVGKCRELGYMRCPDDLFFPIRHIRDLPDRETLLLMTGSQGEHMAALSRISRGEHQHVQLKTTDTVIFSASPIPGNTISVSHTIDRLIRLGAKVIYGKEHGIHVSGHGCQEDQKWMLGLIKPKFFIPVHGEYRMQVLHGKTAVSMGVPPENVHVMQNGDVAELRPESLIQAQPVKSGVELLDGSRTGIVDDKVLNERQKLAEEGLATVLAAVSTDGVMVAPPRVNLRGIITNLDAKTMSLWTEREIAWVLENRWKQLTIQSEGKSVEVDWIGLQREIESGLGRRMRRELQVEPLILCLVQPAPAGTRAYKPALEDKDLPVNNSAQSKVQMNSQKSGSSPKRLDTSTQSSSESNPSEVSVKEESKTDGPQGRTRRRRSAVTS; from the coding sequence ATGACTTCTAGTTCAATCAATTCAAATACTTCATCAGTTCAATCAAATGGAATTCGCAAATCAAAAGACCCTTGTTTAAGAATTATTCCACTGGGTGGTTTAGGTGAAATTGGAAAGAACACATGTGTTTTTGAGTATGGCGATGACATTATGATTGTTGACGCTGGTTTAGCTTTCCCTACTGATGGAATGCATGGTGTCAATGTTGTCATGCCTGATACCACTTATTTACGTGAAAATCAAAAACGAATTAGGGGAATGGTTGTGACTCATGGTCATGAAGATCATATTGGCGGTATTTCTCATCATTTAAAAAATTTCAATATTCCAATTATTTATGGCCCTCCTTTGGCAATGGCAATGTTAAAAGGAAAAATGGAAGAAGCTGGAGTTGCCGATAGATCTACAATTCAGACTATGGGCCCACGAGATGTTGTAAAAGTTGGCCAGCATTTTTCCGTTGAATTTATAAGAAATACACATTCCATTTCTGATAGCTTTTCTTTCGCAATTACTACACCTGTCGGAGTAGTTTTCTTCACCGGTGACTTTAAATTTGACCATACTCCTCCTGATGGGGAGCCAAGTGATCTATCTAGAATGGCTTATTACGGAGATAAAGGAGTTCTTTGTCTGCTGTCTGATTCTACAAATTCAGAGGTTTCGGGATTCACACCCTCGGAGTATTCCGTATTCCCTAATCTCGACCGTTATATAGCCACAGCTCAAGGAAGAGTAATGCTTACAACCTTTGCAAGTTCTACTCATCGGGTGGCAATGATTATCGAGCTTGCAATGAAGAATGGACGCAAAGTTGGATTATTAGGACGTTCAATGTTGAATGTTGTAGGTAAATGTAGAGAGTTGGGCTATATGCGTTGTCCTGATGATTTGTTCTTTCCTATTAGGCATATCAGAGATTTACCAGATCGCGAAACTTTACTCTTAATGACAGGTAGCCAGGGTGAACATATGGCAGCTTTAAGTAGGATTTCCAGAGGGGAACATCAACACGTTCAATTAAAAACAACCGATACTGTTATTTTCTCTGCTAGCCCTATTCCTGGAAATACTATTTCAGTTAGTCATACAATTGATAGATTAATTCGTCTCGGAGCAAAGGTTATTTACGGCAAGGAGCATGGCATACATGTTTCAGGTCATGGTTGCCAGGAAGACCAAAAGTGGATGCTTGGTTTAATAAAACCTAAGTTTTTCATCCCTGTACATGGTGAATACAGAATGCAAGTGCTACATGGTAAAACAGCAGTGTCTATGGGTGTACCTCCAGAAAATGTACATGTTATGCAAAATGGGGATGTTGCTGAATTGCGACCAGAGTCTTTAATTCAGGCTCAACCTGTCAAATCAGGCGTTGAGTTACTTGATGGATCAAGAACTGGCATTGTTGATGACAAAGTGTTGAATGAGCGTCAAAAACTTGCAGAAGAAGGCTTAGCTACTGTCCTGGCGGCAGTTAGCACAGACGGAGTAATGGTTGCTCCTCCTAGAGTTAATCTTCGTGGAATTATTACTAATTTAGATGCTAAAACCATGTCTTTATGGACTGAAAGAGAAATTGCTTGGGTACTTGAGAATCGATGGAAGCAATTAACCATTCAAAGCGAAGGTAAATCAGTGGAAGTTGATTGGATTGGATTACAGAGAGAAATTGAATCAGGATTAGGAAGAAGAATGAGAAGAGAACTACAAGTAGAACCTTTGATTTTATGCCTAGTTCAGCCTGCCCCTGCGGGAACTCGTGCTTATAAGCCAGCTCTTGAAGATAAGGACTTGCCAGTGAATAATTCAGCCCAATCTAAAGTCCAAATGAACTCTCAAAAGAGTGGTTCTTCTCCTAAGAGATTAGATACTTCAACTCAAAGTTCTTCAGAATCAAATCCATCTGAAGTATCAGTAAAAGAAGAGAGTAAGACTGATGGACCTCAAGGAAGAACAAGGAGAAGACGTTCAGCAGTTACTTCATAA
- a CDS encoding DUF561 domain-containing protein: protein MTRINHLPASLQNSFSSRSLLKVITGLNNFDKSSVACVAKAAGIGGADLLDVACHPEIIDLAIQHSSLPICVSAIDPELFPPAVEAGALIIEIGNFDSFYLKGRFFSSDEILALTNQTRKLLPDIPLSVTVPHTLPLDKQSQLALDLADIGADIIQTEGGTSAKPHSAGTLGLIEKAAPTLAAAHVLSETIDKSNFNIPILCASGLSTVTIPMAFATGASGVGVGSAVNKLKTEIEMIAAIKSLREATNSSRSLVK from the coding sequence ATGACGCGTATTAATCATTTGCCAGCTTCTCTCCAAAACAGTTTTTCGAGTAGGTCATTGCTAAAGGTCATTACGGGTTTAAATAATTTTGATAAATCCTCAGTTGCTTGTGTTGCAAAAGCAGCGGGAATTGGAGGTGCTGATTTGTTAGACGTTGCATGTCATCCTGAAATAATTGATTTAGCTATTCAACACTCGAGCTTACCAATTTGTGTTAGTGCCATAGACCCTGAGCTTTTCCCACCGGCTGTTGAAGCAGGTGCATTAATTATAGAAATTGGTAATTTTGATTCTTTTTATCTAAAAGGTCGTTTCTTTAGCTCTGATGAAATCCTGGCTTTAACGAATCAAACAAGAAAGCTTTTACCTGATATTCCTTTGTCTGTAACAGTTCCTCATACCTTGCCTTTAGACAAGCAATCACAATTGGCATTGGATTTAGCGGATATAGGTGCAGATATAATTCAAACTGAGGGTGGTACATCTGCGAAGCCCCATAGTGCAGGGACACTAGGTTTAATTGAAAAAGCTGCCCCTACATTGGCTGCTGCTCATGTGCTTTCTGAAACGATAGATAAATCAAATTTCAATATCCCTATTCTTTGCGCATCTGGTCTGTCAACAGTAACTATTCCTATGGCATTTGCTACTGGTGCATCAGGAGTAGGAGTTGGATCGGCAGTAAATAAATTAAAGACTGAAATTGAAATGATAGCAGCTATTAAATCTTTAAGAGAAGCAACTAATTCTTCAAGAAGTTTAGTTAAATAA
- the tilS gene encoding tRNA lysidine(34) synthetase TilS: MSRYQKIQMPWTTWHHRLHNKLEKDIDLLPKGSCLLLSVSGGQDSMVLVKLLLDLQRLHKWELNVWHGDHGWHQESSSIAKELKDWCEKEKLPFFCDRATAKATKTENAAREWRYENLTKRALMISEDPTKKCCLHVLTGHTASDRAETLILNIARGSDLLGLTSLREKRVLQKDIQLVRPLLNFNRSETIKICEQLDLPIWVDPSNSNLNFRRNKIRYEILPILEELYTGCSTRIAALAERLSNYHATQSSLALLALKTIRHPKGLCRQELIAIPHYSRQTLIALWLSEHQVPGLSSNLLEEIANKTSRSKPPGSINLKTGWKIGWTREYLYLSKS; the protein is encoded by the coding sequence ATGTCTCGATACCAAAAAATTCAAATGCCATGGACAACATGGCATCATCGCCTTCACAACAAACTTGAAAAAGACATAGATCTTCTTCCTAAAGGTTCCTGTCTTCTTCTTTCAGTATCTGGAGGACAAGACTCAATGGTCCTTGTGAAGTTATTACTTGACTTGCAAAGACTTCATAAATGGGAATTAAATGTATGGCATGGCGACCATGGATGGCACCAGGAATCATCATCTATCGCAAAAGAATTAAAAGATTGGTGCGAAAAAGAAAAGCTGCCTTTTTTTTGTGATCGTGCCACAGCAAAAGCAACTAAAACGGAAAATGCAGCACGTGAATGGAGATATGAAAATCTTACTAAGCGAGCATTAATGATCTCTGAAGATCCTACAAAAAAATGTTGTTTACACGTTCTAACCGGTCATACTGCAAGTGATAGAGCCGAAACTTTAATTTTAAATATTGCTAGAGGAAGTGATTTATTAGGATTGACCAGCCTGAGAGAGAAAAGAGTTTTACAAAAAGATATTCAATTAGTTCGACCTTTATTAAATTTCAATAGATCTGAAACGATAAAAATTTGTGAACAGCTCGATTTACCAATATGGGTAGATCCATCAAATTCAAACTTAAATTTTCGTCGTAATAAAATTCGTTATGAAATTCTGCCAATTCTTGAGGAGCTCTATACAGGTTGCTCAACAAGAATTGCGGCCTTGGCTGAACGATTATCTAACTATCATGCAACGCAAAGTAGTTTGGCATTACTAGCTTTAAAGACTATTCGACATCCAAAGGGATTATGTAGACAGGAACTAATCGCAATCCCTCATTACTCAAGGCAAACCCTTATTGCTTTATGGCTATCAGAACATCAAGTTCCAGGTTTATCTTCAAATCTCTTAGAAGAAATTGCTAATAAAACTAGTAGGAGTAAGCCTCCTGGTTCTATAAACCTAAAAACAGGATGGAAAATTGGCTGGACTAGAGAATACCTATATCTTTCTAAGAGTTAA
- the clpP gene encoding ATP-dependent Clp endopeptidase proteolytic subunit ClpP, producing the protein MNNSRSHHPIQNKWEGYYPNSSLNALPTVIEQSGRGDRAFDIYSRLLRERIVFLGTDVNDQVSDSLVAQMLFLEAEDPEKDIQLYINSPGGSVTAGLAIYDTIQQVAPDVVTICYGLAASMGAFLLSGGAKGKRLALPNSRIMIHQPLGGAQGQAVEIEIQAKEILFLKETLNTLLSEHTGQPIEKITEDTDRDHFLSPQEAVEYGLIDKVVTSLN; encoded by the coding sequence GTGAACAATTCCAGAAGCCATCACCCAATCCAAAACAAATGGGAAGGCTATTACCCTAATTCCTCTCTTAATGCATTACCAACAGTAATTGAACAATCTGGAAGAGGGGATAGAGCCTTTGATATTTACTCAAGACTTCTAAGAGAGAGAATTGTTTTTTTAGGTACTGATGTAAATGACCAGGTATCTGACTCATTAGTAGCTCAAATGCTTTTTCTTGAAGCAGAAGATCCTGAAAAAGATATTCAGTTATATATCAATTCCCCTGGAGGATCAGTAACGGCAGGCTTGGCTATTTATGACACGATTCAACAAGTCGCACCTGATGTAGTGACGATCTGTTACGGACTTGCTGCAAGCATGGGTGCTTTTCTCCTATCAGGAGGAGCAAAAGGTAAAAGATTAGCTCTTCCTAATTCTCGAATAATGATTCATCAGCCGTTAGGAGGCGCTCAAGGTCAAGCTGTTGAAATCGAGATACAAGCAAAAGAAATTCTTTTTCTTAAAGAAACCCTAAATACATTGCTATCAGAGCATACTGGACAGCCAATTGAGAAAATTACCGAAGACACTGATCGTGACCACTTCCTTTCTCCTCAAGAAGCGGTTGAATACGGCCTGATAGACAAAGTGGTAACCAGTCTGAACTAG
- the uvrB gene encoding excinuclease ABC subunit UvrB gives MSIYNLQSPYTPKGDQPKAIRQLVKGLNDRKNFQTLLGATGTGKTFTIANVIEQTGRPALVLAHNKTLAAQLCNELREFFPDNAVEYFISYYDYYQPEAYVPVSDTYIAKTSSINEEIDMLRHSATRSLFERKDVIVVASISCIYGLGIPSEYLKASINFKVGEEIDIRSSLRHLVNNQYTRNDIELTRGRFRIKGDVLEIGPAYDDRLVRIELFGEEIEAIKYIDPITGEIIENLQTVNIYPAKHFVTPKDRLKLAIKDIRNELKERLDCFQEEGKLLEAQRLEQRTKYDLEMLQEVGYCNGVENYARHLSGRSEGTPPECLIDYFPDNWLLIVDESHVTCPQLRAMYNGDQSRKKVLIEHGFRLPSAADNRPLKSQEFWEKAIQTLFISATPGDWELDQSKDNIVEQVIRPTGVLDPLVEVRPTEGQIDNLLLEVNKRVVKNQRVLITTLTKRMAEDLTDYLSENSVRVRYLHSEIHSIERIEIIQDLRNGEYDVLVGVNLLREGLDLPEVSLVIILDADKEGFLRAKRSLIQTIGRAARHVDGLAIMYADNMTDSMSLAIDETNRRRIIQEKYNEVNGIIPKQAGKKANNSILSFLELTRRLQNQNSSKDFIDIATDAVDKILTKKDVEISLEELPNLINQLESKMKSAAEDLNFEQAAALRDRIKKLRHKLVGK, from the coding sequence ATGTCTATTTATAATCTTCAATCACCCTATACTCCTAAAGGAGATCAGCCAAAGGCTATTCGACAATTAGTTAAAGGATTAAATGATAGAAAAAACTTTCAGACTTTATTAGGAGCGACAGGTACTGGTAAAACATTTACTATTGCAAATGTAATTGAACAGACAGGAAGGCCCGCACTTGTTTTAGCTCATAACAAAACTCTTGCAGCTCAACTTTGTAATGAATTAAGAGAGTTCTTTCCTGATAATGCAGTTGAATACTTTATTTCATATTACGATTACTATCAACCCGAAGCTTATGTTCCTGTTAGTGATACTTATATTGCTAAGACATCTTCTATTAATGAAGAAATAGATATGCTTCGTCATTCAGCAACTAGGTCTTTATTTGAAAGGAAAGATGTAATAGTTGTTGCATCAATTAGTTGTATTTATGGGTTAGGAATACCTAGTGAATATCTTAAGGCATCTATAAATTTTAAAGTAGGAGAAGAAATAGACATAAGATCTTCTCTTAGGCATTTAGTAAATAATCAATATACTAGAAATGATATTGAACTTACTAGAGGAAGATTTAGGATTAAGGGAGATGTATTAGAAATTGGACCAGCTTATGATGATCGACTTGTAAGAATAGAGTTATTTGGAGAAGAAATAGAAGCAATTAAATATATTGATCCAATTACTGGAGAAATAATTGAGAATCTTCAGACAGTCAATATATATCCAGCGAAGCATTTTGTTACACCTAAAGATAGATTAAAACTTGCTATAAAAGATATCCGAAATGAATTAAAGGAGCGTTTAGATTGTTTTCAAGAGGAAGGAAAATTACTAGAGGCACAAAGATTAGAACAACGAACTAAATATGATTTAGAAATGCTTCAGGAAGTAGGTTATTGTAATGGTGTAGAAAATTATGCTCGTCATTTATCGGGAAGGTCTGAAGGTACTCCCCCAGAGTGTTTAATTGACTACTTTCCTGATAATTGGTTGTTAATAGTAGATGAAAGTCATGTCACGTGCCCTCAACTTCGTGCAATGTATAATGGAGATCAATCTAGAAAAAAAGTATTGATTGAGCATGGATTTAGGTTGCCAAGTGCTGCTGATAATCGACCTTTAAAGAGTCAGGAATTTTGGGAAAAAGCAATTCAAACATTATTTATTAGTGCTACACCGGGAGATTGGGAATTAGATCAAAGTAAAGATAATATAGTTGAACAAGTTATTAGACCTACAGGTGTATTAGATCCATTAGTCGAAGTTAGACCTACAGAAGGACAAATTGATAATTTACTTCTAGAAGTTAATAAAAGAGTTGTTAAAAATCAAAGAGTACTTATTACGACTTTAACAAAACGTATGGCTGAGGATTTAACTGATTACTTATCTGAAAATAGTGTGAGAGTTCGTTATCTTCACTCTGAGATACATTCTATTGAGAGAATAGAGATAATACAAGATTTACGTAATGGCGAATATGATGTTTTGGTAGGTGTAAATCTTTTAAGAGAAGGGTTAGATCTTCCGGAAGTTTCATTGGTAATTATTTTAGATGCAGATAAAGAAGGTTTTCTTAGGGCTAAAAGGTCATTAATTCAAACAATTGGACGAGCTGCAAGGCATGTAGATGGTTTGGCGATTATGTATGCAGATAATATGACTGACTCTATGTCTCTAGCCATCGATGAAACAAATAGACGTCGTATAATCCAGGAAAAGTATAATGAAGTTAATGGTATAATTCCTAAACAGGCAGGTAAAAAAGCTAATAATTCTATTCTTAGTTTTCTTGAACTAACTAGACGCCTACAAAACCAAAATTCATCCAAAGATTTCATCGATATTGCTACTGATGCTGTAGATAAAATATTAACAAAGAAGGATGTAGAGATTTCATTAGAAGAATTACCAAATTTAATTAACCAACTAGAAAGCAAAATGAAATCTGCTGCTGAAGATTTAAATTTTGAACAAGCTGCAGCTTTGAGAGATCGAATCAAGAAACTCCGCCATAAGTTGGTAGGAAAATAA